GCTCCTCGTGCCCGGCGCCGTCAGGCTCGGCGCCGGGCTGTCAATGCTCCTTCGTGTGACGGGATCGTTCGCCCATGCCTACGCACATCGGCAATCCCACCATCATCGAGGCCGCGGGCAATCTGCCCAAGCGCATCGAGGAGTTCGCCGGCCGCGTCAATTCCGGTCACTCAACCGTCAGCGTGGCTCGCATGGTGTCGCCAGCCGGTTGGCAGGAACCGGGGCAGCGCCCGGAGTTCGAGGAGATCACGGTCGTCCTGCGCGGGACCCTGCGCGTCGAGTACGAGGGCGGCGAGCTGGTCGTGCGAGCCGGCGAGACGGTGGTGACGAGGCCCGGCGAGTGGGTGCGCTACAGCACGCCGGCGCCGGGCGGAGCGGAGTACGTGGCCGTCTGCGTGCCCGCCTTCTCACCTCAGACGGTGCACCGCGACCCGATGTAGCGGGCTCGCCGGACGACAGTCCGCCGAGGGTCGGACGCGTACGGCCCGACTGCCTCGCCAGCACGGTCGCCTCCGGCAGGGTCATGTAGACGGCCGTGATGCCGGTCTGATCAGGCTGGGCACGCGGCCGGAGGTGTGCCGGCCTGCCCGCCCGGGCGGGTTGGCTTGACTTCGACCCCGGCGACGTGAAACGGTTCTACCGATCGGTCGAATTTTCAGTCGTCTCGCGCTCGATGCCGCGAGGGGGTGTCCGACGATGGAGCGCCGTGTGTCTGCCCTGGTGCTGATTGCACTCCTGGCGAGCTCGCTCGCCGATGCCCAGCTGCGGTATCCACGTCTCGATCGCCTGCAGATTCGCGTCGAGATGCACCTGCTGCCCGCGGTGTCGACCGGGCCGCTCGACCCCGCCTGGAGCCCCGACGGCCAATGGATCGCCTTCTCGATGCGCGGCGACGTCTGGAAGGTCCCCGTCGGTGGCGGCGAGGCCGTCGCGCTCACTCAGGGCCCCGCGTATCACTTCGAGCCGGCGTGGAGCCCCGACGGGACGCGGATCGCGCTCTCGATGGACCTCGACGGCAACCTCGACGTCGGCGTCGTGAGCGCCGACGGCGGCGCCGTCGAGCGGCTGACCGACGACCCGCACGTCGACGTCGAGCCCGTGTGGGCGCCGGACGGGCGTGGCCTCTACTTCGTCAGCGGGCGGGCCGGGAGCCTCGACATCTACTCCCTCGACCTCGAGACGCGCGCGGTTACGCCGGTCGTCGCGGCACCCGGCCACCAGTTTCACCCCGCGATCTCACCCGACGGACAGACGCTCGCGTATATCGGCGCGGTGGAGGGCCGGCTCGGGACCGGAGGCATCTGGGTGAAGCCGCTGCCCGACGGCACGCCGCAACTCGCGTACTACGAGGAAACCAACTTCCGCGCAAAGCCGGCATGGACGCCCGACGGCTCGGCGTTCGTCTTCGTCACCGACGTGGCCGACTCGAACGACCTGGCGATCGTCCCACGCGACGGTGGGAACCCGATTCGGCTCACGTGGGATCGGCTCGACGAGTACTCGCCGGCCGTGAGCCCGGACGGCACGCGCATCGCGTTCGTGTCGAACCGCGAGGGGCCGACGGCGCTGATGATGGTGCCGATGGGCGGCGGCGTCGGCGAGCCGGTGCCGATCGCGTCGCGACGCGCTCGGGTGCCGACGGGACGCGTCCGCGCGCGCACGCTCGACGCGGCAGGGCAGCCGACCGCGGCCCGCGTGCAGCTCCGGGCGAGCGATGGACGGGCCTATGCGCCAGACGGTCGGTTCCATCGGGTCATCTCCGTCAGCGAGACGCACTACTTCGACGCCCCCGGCGCGTTCGACATCGAGGTGCCTGCCGGCCGACTCGACATCGAGGTGATGAAAGGCTTCGAGTTCGTGCCCGCGCGGGCGAGCGTCGACGTGCCAGCCGGCGCGGCCGTCGACGTCGACCTGACGCTCGCGCGCCTCGTCGATCTGCCGGCGCGCGGCTGGTACTCGGGCGACACGCACCTGCACGACTGGCACGCCGGCCGCTGGGGCCTGACCGACGACGACCTGTTCACCCAGGTGCGGGCGGAGGACGTGCGCGTGGCGAACTTCCTCGTCCACATGGACGACTCGCGTGTGATGGGCCGATGGGCCGATGTCATCGGCCGGCCGCATCCTCGCTCGACGCCCGAAGCCATCGTCTCTCACAGCGAGGAGTTCCGCGGCTCGCTCGGTCACTTCGGCCTGCTCGGCCTGCGCTCGCTCGTGCTGCCGGTGCTTGCCGGCACGGCGACGACCGCCTACTCGGCCGATGCCCTCGCGCACGACCAACTCGAGGCGACACGTGCGCAGGGCGGGATCACTGGCTTTCTGCACCCATACGACTTCCCGACCCACGCGCCGGCCGATGCGGGACGAGCGTCGTTTCCCCTCGATCTCGCGCTCGGCCACGGCGACTTCTTCGACGTCGTCGCCATCTGGTCGGACGAAGTCGGGTCGGCACAGATGTACGACCGCTTCCTGAACGCCGGTTTCCGCCTCGCGGCCACCGGCGGGTCGGACACGCCGTCGAACGTGTGGCGCGCGCCGCCGCCGGGGACGTCGCGCACGTACGCGCGGGTAGACGGTCCGCTGACTTTCGACGCGTGGCTCGAGGCGGTGAAGGCCGGCCGGACGTTCGCCACGACCGGTCCGCTGCTGTTGCTCGACGTCGAGCGACGACAGCCCGGCGATGAGATCCGGCTCGACGCGAGCGACCCCACGACGCTGACCGTCCGCGTCGACGCGCGGTCGATCGCGCCGCTCGAGCGCGTCGAGATCGTCGTCAACGGCGAGGTGGTGCATCGGATGACGCCGGGACACGATGCCGGGACCATCACGGGCTCGGCGACCGTCGAGATCCCCGGCAGCGGGTGGATCGCCGCGCGCGCGGTCGGCCCGCCGCACCCCGCCGTGGCCGACACGGCGCCCTTCGCCCAGACGAGTCCGATCCACGTTGTCCGCGACGGCGTCTCCTATCGCTCGGCGTCCGACGCCAGGTTCCTCCTCGACGTGGTCGATCTCGTCTGGACGCGCGTCGAGGAGCGCAACCGCTGGACGAGCGCCGCCGCGCGGGAGGCGTTCCGCGCGGCGGTCGAGCGCGCGCGGGCGTACTACCACGACATCATCGAGCGGGCGCCCGCACGGTGACCATCCATAGGAAGGTGATGTGCTGATGACTCGACGTGTTCCTCCCGTCCTGATACTCGTCTGCGGCGCGCTGGCGACGCAGGCCCTTGCCGTTGGCTGTGCGCGGCCGGCCGACACGCCGCCTGCGCCCGCGGCGGCCGCCATTGTCGTGCCCGAGAAACCGCCGGAGGTCAACTGGGCGCAGGTCCGCAAGAAGCGCATCGAGACGTTCCTGCTGCCGGCGATGCAGAAGACCGGCATCGACATGTGGCTGGTGATGGCGCGCGGTGACTACAACGACCCGCTCGCCAAGTTCGTCGGCGGCGAGCACGCCATCGGGAACGCCGTCTACGTCTTCTCGGTGGACGGGACGACGCTACGGCGTACGGCCATCGTCCCGCTCGGCGACTCGACGCCGGTCAAGGAGTCGGGCGAGTTCGACGAGGTGCTGACGTTCGTCGGCGCCGGCCTCGCCGAGCATCTCGCCGAGGTCGTGCGGCGCATCGACCCGGCACGCATCGGCATCAACATGTCCGAGAAGGCCGTGCTCGACGGGATCACGGCCTCGCAGAAGGCCTTCGTCGAGCGGACGCTCGGCGCGCCGTACGCCGGCCGCCTCGTCTCGTCGGAACCGGTCGTCGTCGAGTTCCTGAACCGGAAGCTGCCAGAGGAAGTCGAGATCCTGCGCCAGGCCGCACGGATCACCGAGCAGATTGAGCTCGAGGCCTACGCGACCGTCGTGCCGGGGCACACGACCGACATCGAGCTGGCCGAGCGGGTGCGCGCGCGGGTGCGGGAGCTCGGTCTCGGGTTCTCGTGGGACGAGGGGCAGAACCCTAACGTCACGTCGGGGCTCGATCGCGGCCACTCGCCGGCGGCGAACCGCGTCATCCAGCCGGGCGACATCATCATGATGGACTTCGGCATCCGGCTCTGGGACCACTGGGTGACCGACGTGCAGCGGTTCGCGTACGTGCTGCGGCCCGGCGAGGACGCGCCGCCGCCCGACGCCCAGCACCAGTGGGAGGCGGCGCGCGATGCCAATCGTGCCGCGCGGGCGGCCATGCGGCCCGGCGTGCGCGGCGTCGACGTCGACCGCGCGCAGATGGCGGTGGGGCGCGAGCGGGGGTGCCTCGAGCCGATCTGGAACACGGGACACCCGGTGGGTTACTGGGCGCACGATGTCGGCCCGATGCTGGCCGGCTCGCGCGTCGCGACGCCCCCGCCCGCCGCCGAACGTGTGATCGAGCCGTGGATGACGTTCTCCTTCGACGGCTTCTGCTGCGTCGAGCGGGAAGACGCCGGGACGAAGGGCATGAAGTGCATCTCGGTCGAGGAGATGGCGGTGGTCACCGAGAGCGGCGCGGAGTATCTCATCGCTCCGCAGGAGGATCTCGTCCTGATCCCGTCGGGCGCCGCTGTCCCGTAGCGCCGGCGCCACTGCGTTCGCCGGCGCGGTTCGCGAGGGGCTGAAGAGGGAGCACGCGAGGGGCTGCAGGGGGCCCGCGAGGGGCTGAAGCCCCTCGCGCTACGGACCCTGGCGTCGTCGCGTTGGACGTCCGTAGCGCCCTGACATCCCTGGCGCCCTGACATCCGTAGCGCCGGGGCTTCAGCCCCGGCGGAGGTGGTCCGCCACGGCAGGGGTTGCAGCGCGCGACACGAGCGGCGGCGTGCGCAGGTGCCATCGCGTGCGCTCCTGGTAGGCTCGCGCGAGCGCGAGGATGCCGGCCTCGTTGTAGAGGCGCCCGAGGAACATGATGCTCGTCGGCAGGCCCTCGGCGGTGAAGCCCGTCGGCACGGAGAGCGCCGGGTAGCCGCAGACGTTGGCGGCCTGGAAATGGTCGCGGATGGGGCTCGGCGCGGGCGGCGTTTCAGAAGCCGGCGCGGCCGACGAGGCGGTCGACGCCGCTGCGGCGAGCGGATCGCCCGTGCTGCCTCGTGCCACCATGAACGGGGCGATGTAGACGTCGAACCGCGACACCGTCGCGGCGAACTGCCGCATCACCATCGCGCGGACGCGCTGCACCTGGAGGTACTCCACGGCGGGAATGAGGCGGCTCGTGCGGAACCCGTTCGCGCGGCGCGCGCTCGTCAGCTCCTTCGTGCGACCGCTGCGCAGGAACTCGTCGAAGGCCGCGCCCGACTCGGCCCCGAGGATACCGGTCAGCACGTTCAGTGGCATGTCGGGCAGCGTGAACGGCTCGAGCGTGACGCCGAGGGCGCGCAGGTCGTCGAGGACCTGCCGGTCGTGCCGCGTCCACTCCGGGTCGCGATCGGTCTCCGAGAACCCGGCGGCGAAGTACCCCACCCTCAGGCCACGGACGTCGAGCGTGGCATTCCAGTTGAAAGGCAGTGCCGTGACGCTCGGATCCCGTTCGTCGGGGTGCGCGATCGCGTGCAGGACGATCGCGCAGTCTTCGGCAGTGCGGCACATCGGGCCGAGCCGATCCTGCGTCCAGGAGAGCGTCATCGCGCCGTGGCGGCTCACGCGGCCGAACGTCGGCCGCAGGCCCGCAATTCCGCACACCGTGGCCGGGTAGATGATGGAGCCGTTCGTCTCGGTGCCGATGCTGAACGCCACCAGACCGGCGGCGGTGGCGGCGGCCGGGCCTGCCGACGAACCGCTCGAGCCCTCCTCCGGGTTCCACGGGTTGTTCGTGCGGCCGCCGAACCAGTGGTGCCCGCCCGCGAGCTCGCCGGTCGCCAGCTTGGCCACGAGCACGGCGCCCGCCTCGCGCAGCAGCCGCACCACGGTGGCCTCCGAGTCGATGACCTGATCCTTGAAGGCCCCCGAGCCCCAGGTCGTCGGGTAGCCCGCGACCGCGATGATGTCCTTGCAGCCCCAGGGCAGGCCGTGCAGCGGTCCGCGATACCCGCCCGCGGCGATCTCACGGTCGGCTTGCGCGGCCTGCTGCACTGCCAGGTCCTCGGTGAGGCTGACGACGCAGTTGAGCAGGGGGTTGTACCGCTTCAGCCGCTCCAGGTACATCGTCGTCAGCTCGGTGGCGCTGACCTGGCGCGTGCGCACGAGCTCGGCAAGGTGCGGGATCGGCCAGAAGGCCACCTCCTCGAGGCGTGCTGGCCTCGTCACGGCGGGCACGGGGGCCGGCCGGAACGGTTGCGGCGTTCGATCGACAGGCGTTCCGGGCACGAGCGGGCTGAAGTACATCGGCGGCGCGATGTCGGCGTCGATGTCGAGCGCACGTAGCGCCTCGTAGCGCGTCAGGTTCTGGTTGAGGCTGTCGAGCATCTGCGCCCGCTCGTCCTCGGTGAACTCGAGGCCCGAGATCTTGAGGGCGTCCGCGAGCATGGCGGCGGTGATGCGCGGGGCCTGCTGATCCTGCATCCTGGCCCAGAGCGCTCCCGGAAGGAGGGCGGACGTGATGCCCGTGGCGGAGCAGGCGGCAAGGAACCGGCGGCGGGAAGGAGGGGGCGACGTCGTGTTCATGGGGTTCCGGGGATTCTATCGCGACAACCAGCCGCCCGCCCGCGCCCGCTTGCGCGCGATCGCCCCGTCACTCAGGATCGGGACGCGGATCCCACCGAGGCGAGCTCGCTCGAGCGCCGCGTGAACTCGGCAGCGGTCCGGGGTGGGGCGAAGTGAAAGCCCTGCCCGTAGTGGCAACCCAGGCGCCGCAGCGCCTCGACCTGGCGCGGATGTTCGACCCCCTCAGCCACCGTTTCGAGCCCCAGCGCTTCGGCGAGGGAGAGCACGCCACGCGTGACCTCCCCGCTGCGACGGTTGGAGCCGAGCTGCGCTACGAACTCGCGATCGAGCTTTAACAGATCGACGGGGAATCGCTGGAGGTAGGAGAGTGACGAATAGCCGGTGCCGAAGTCGTCGAGGGCGATGCGCACGCCGAGATGGCGGATCCGGGCGAGCCATTCGGCGAGGCCCTGTCGATCCTGCATCAGGATCCCTTCGGTGATCTCGAGCATCAGGTGACGCGCGTCGAAGCCCTCCTCCTGCAGGACGGCTTCGA
The nucleotide sequence above comes from Acidobacteriota bacterium. Encoded proteins:
- a CDS encoding M24 family metallopeptidase — its product is MQKTGIDMWLVMARGDYNDPLAKFVGGEHAIGNAVYVFSVDGTTLRRTAIVPLGDSTPVKESGEFDEVLTFVGAGLAEHLAEVVRRIDPARIGINMSEKAVLDGITASQKAFVERTLGAPYAGRLVSSEPVVVEFLNRKLPEEVEILRQAARITEQIELEAYATVVPGHTTDIELAERVRARVRELGLGFSWDEGQNPNVTSGLDRGHSPAANRVIQPGDIIMMDFGIRLWDHWVTDVQRFAYVLRPGEDAPPPDAQHQWEAARDANRAARAAMRPGVRGVDVDRAQMAVGRERGCLEPIWNTGHPVGYWAHDVGPMLAGSRVATPPPAAERVIEPWMTFSFDGFCCVEREDAGTKGMKCISVEEMAVVTESGAEYLIAPQEDLVLIPSGAAVP
- a CDS encoding amidase, giving the protein MNTTSPPPSRRRFLAACSATGITSALLPGALWARMQDQQAPRITAAMLADALKISGLEFTEDERAQMLDSLNQNLTRYEALRALDIDADIAPPMYFSPLVPGTPVDRTPQPFRPAPVPAVTRPARLEEVAFWPIPHLAELVRTRQVSATELTTMYLERLKRYNPLLNCVVSLTEDLAVQQAAQADREIAAGGYRGPLHGLPWGCKDIIAVAGYPTTWGSGAFKDQVIDSEATVVRLLREAGAVLVAKLATGELAGGHHWFGGRTNNPWNPEEGSSGSSAGPAAATAAGLVAFSIGTETNGSIIYPATVCGIAGLRPTFGRVSRHGAMTLSWTQDRLGPMCRTAEDCAIVLHAIAHPDERDPSVTALPFNWNATLDVRGLRVGYFAAGFSETDRDPEWTRHDRQVLDDLRALGVTLEPFTLPDMPLNVLTGILGAESGAAFDEFLRSGRTKELTSARRANGFRTSRLIPAVEYLQVQRVRAMVMRQFAATVSRFDVYIAPFMVARGSTGDPLAAAASTASSAAPASETPPAPSPIRDHFQAANVCGYPALSVPTGFTAEGLPTSIMFLGRLYNEAGILALARAYQERTRWHLRTPPLVSRAATPAVADHLRRG
- a CDS encoding CehA/McbA family metallohydrolase; its protein translation is MSALVLIALLASSLADAQLRYPRLDRLQIRVEMHLLPAVSTGPLDPAWSPDGQWIAFSMRGDVWKVPVGGGEAVALTQGPAYHFEPAWSPDGTRIALSMDLDGNLDVGVVSADGGAVERLTDDPHVDVEPVWAPDGRGLYFVSGRAGSLDIYSLDLETRAVTPVVAAPGHQFHPAISPDGQTLAYIGAVEGRLGTGGIWVKPLPDGTPQLAYYEETNFRAKPAWTPDGSAFVFVTDVADSNDLAIVPRDGGNPIRLTWDRLDEYSPAVSPDGTRIAFVSNREGPTALMMVPMGGGVGEPVPIASRRARVPTGRVRARTLDAAGQPTAARVQLRASDGRAYAPDGRFHRVISVSETHYFDAPGAFDIEVPAGRLDIEVMKGFEFVPARASVDVPAGAAVDVDLTLARLVDLPARGWYSGDTHLHDWHAGRWGLTDDDLFTQVRAEDVRVANFLVHMDDSRVMGRWADVIGRPHPRSTPEAIVSHSEEFRGSLGHFGLLGLRSLVLPVLAGTATTAYSADALAHDQLEATRAQGGITGFLHPYDFPTHAPADAGRASFPLDLALGHGDFFDVVAIWSDEVGSAQMYDRFLNAGFRLAATGGSDTPSNVWRAPPPGTSRTYARVDGPLTFDAWLEAVKAGRTFATTGPLLLLDVERRQPGDEIRLDASDPTTLTVRVDARSIAPLERVEIVVNGEVVHRMTPGHDAGTITGSATVEIPGSGWIAARAVGPPHPAVADTAPFAQTSPIHVVRDGVSYRSASDARFLLDVVDLVWTRVEERNRWTSAAAREAFRAAVERARAYYHDIIERAPAR
- a CDS encoding cupin domain-containing protein translates to MPTHIGNPTIIEAAGNLPKRIEEFAGRVNSGHSTVSVARMVSPAGWQEPGQRPEFEEITVVLRGTLRVEYEGGELVVRAGETVVTRPGEWVRYSTPAPGGAEYVAVCVPAFSPQTVHRDPM